Proteins from a single region of Scleropages formosus chromosome 24, fSclFor1.1, whole genome shotgun sequence:
- the ppifa gene encoding peptidyl-prolyl cis-trans isomerase A, with amino-acid sequence MLRVKSRIQFSSLGIAATRLFASGAPANPVVYFDIAADNQPLGRVTFQLNADVVPKTAENFRALCTGEHGFGYRGSTFHRVIPRFMCQGGDFTNHNGTGGKSIYGPRFPDENFKLKHTGPGVLSMANAGPNSNGSQFFICTTKTEWLDGRHVVFGHVKEGMDVISKVESYGSQSGSTSKRITIADCGELK; translated from the exons ATGCTGCGCGTGAAGAGCCGCATTCAGTTCTCCTCGCTGGGCATCGCCGCCACGCGCCTCTTTGCGTCGGGAGCCCCGGCGAACCCGGTCGTTTATTTTGACATCGCGGCGGACAACCAGCCGCTGGGCAGGGTCACCTTCCAG CTGAATGCAGACGTGGTTCCCAAAACAGCAG AGAACTTTCGAGCCCTTTGCACAGGAGAACATGGCTTTGGGTACAGAGGATCTACGTTCCACAGAGTGATCCCTCGCTTCATGTGCCAG GGAGGAGATTTTACTAATCACAATGGAACTGGAGGAAAGTCCATCTATGGACCTAGATTCCCTGATGAGAACTTCAAGTTGAAGCACACAGGGCCAG GTGTCTTGTCAATGGCGAATGCTGGTCCAAATAGCAATGGATCTCAGTTCTTCATTTGCACCACGAAGACTGAATG GCTGGACGGCAGGCATGTCGTGTTTGGCCACGTGAAGGAGGGAATGGACGTGATCTCCAAAGTGGAGTCATACGGCTCCCAGTCTGGGAGCACCTCCAAAAGGATCACCATCGCAGACTGCGGAGAGCTAAAGTAA